The segment TTGAACATATCGAACTACTCGGGGGAGTCCATCAGGCATTTTTGCGATCGCTTTCCCAAATTGGCACGCCTTTTTATGCCCGCTATGCGACCGCCACACCTCAACATCCTGCACCTGCTAAATGGACTTACAATCCCTCTGTTTTTGGGTTTCCACTTGTAGGAGCATTGTCTCGGCTCCATCGGCTTGTTCACGTCTTTGGACAGGTCGAATCTGTGAGTTGTCAGAATCGATATTTGAACTTACAGAGCGATCGTTTTTTGGGCTGTATGTGTAAGGCGCAACTGAACTTTCAGAATGGCGTCATTGCGGATGTTGTATATAGCAAAGGTGAAACAGCATGGAGCGCAGAACGCAAGTTAGAAGTTCAAGGTGATCAAGGCGCATTAGTCTTTGAGGGCGATTCAGGTGTGTTGATCAATTCTGAAGGTGCAACGCCGATCGAGATTGGTGCGCGCCGAGGTTTATTTACCAAAGATACCAGTGCAGTTTTAGATTATTTGTTAGACGGCAAGCCCCTCTATGTCCAACCTGAAGAAAGTTTGTATACCTTGAAAGTTGCGATTGCTGCTCAGCGATCGGCAGAATCCGGACAAACGATTCGCATCGATTAAGCACTTCGTTGCAACTTTGTTCAACTCTTGTCGATGCTGTAAGTCGAGCAAAGTTGCAACACATCCTACTTCCCTAGCGATCGCAAGCCGCCTCTCGTTGGCTCGGCGTTGCATCTGGATAAAATGTCACAATTCCGCGTGCCGCTTTCACAAACACCGCTTTAAAAGGAACCCTTGCTTCTGGATCTCGTACCGTAAACAAACAAACGGACTTACTACTCGAAGTCGATCGCGAAGTTTTAAACGCGATCGTGGCATCTGTCAAAAGCTCCTCAGCATTACTCACATAGGAATATCCCTTTTTCGCATCTCTAGAGATCACCTGATTGCCCCGACGCACCTCAACGCCTAAGGTATAGATTTTCCCTTCGACCACCTCTTCTGCTTGAGCATTATTCGGCAATCGTCCTGCAATTCCGGCTTGCTGCAACTGCCAGTAACGCCCTACATAATGCAATCCTCCAATTTGCTGTGAGCCTCGCAGTTCACCACAGAAGATATGCTCAAACCCTTTTCGATTTGACCAAATCGTCAGCAGATCATCTTGAAACTGCTGATCACTTCTGCGACCTGGAAAAATCTCACCCCCTACTGCGGTTTTAATCCTTTGCACAACATCAGGCGATTCTGCAAACAATCGACGCAATCTAACGGTTCCAACCGGGCTACCAAACTCTCCGCAAGTTGCAAGTACTTTGCGATCGAACTCATTCAATTGCGGTGCAGGCGGAGTAATGTCTACTAAGCGATCGCGAGGAATGCCGACTTGCGCTGGATTATTTTCTTGATCAAAAAATGGCAAAAGTGCTGACCTAGCTGAAATCGCGCGAGTTGGTTTGGGTTTCTTCTGTCTCGCTTGGTATTCAATTCGGGGACTAGATTGAGCCAATGCAGAGGAGTAAACCGTTGTTACACCGAGTAAGAGAAGTCCAGAGCCTACTAGCCCAACTTTGAGAAATTGTTTCATCGCTCACCATCTACGAATGTCATGCCAAAAATTGGGCACTACTAAACGTAGACCATGATACGCGCCTTCCAGTTTCTCACTTACCTAAAAAATCTCTTATGCGCTCCAAAATTCCGGTTGGACTGCTCTTGCTAGTGAGTTTAATTTTCGTTGGATGTGGTGATCGATTTTTGCCATCCGCGATCGGGAAATATAGCTTGCAGGCTCGAACTGCGATCGACCAACTCTTAATCAATGCTTTTCCACGGTGGCAACCTAAAACAAATCCGAACCAGCGGACTGAAGACGCGGTTCGGAATATGAAGAAGTAGGGAATGAGAGCATAAAGAATCAGGGAGTCCTTAGAAATTTTATCTCCCTACTCCCCACTCCCTACTCCCTACTTCTACGCCTTCTTCAACCAGCTAAACATCGCACGCAGATCCTTTCCAACCTCTTCAATCGGATGCTCTGCTTCACGCCGACGCATTGCATGGAAACCTGCCTTACCCGACTGATTTTCCAGCACGAATTCCCGTGCAAATTGCCCCGTCTGAATCTCGTCGAGAATCTTCTTCATCTCTGCACGAGTTGCATCGGTGACAATTCGAGGACCACGAGTCAAATCTCCATACTCCGCAGTATTCGAGATACTGTCACGCATCGTCGCTAATCCACCTTCTACAATCAGATCCACAATCAGCTTCACTTCATGTAGACACTCAAAGTAAGCAAGCTCAGGCTGATATCCTGCATTCACGAGCGTTTCAAATCCAGCTTTGATCAGCGCACTCAGACCACCGCACAGCACAACCTGCTCGCCGAATAGATCAGTCTCGGTTTCTTCCCGGAACGTCGTTTCCAGAATTCCACCGCGAGTGCCGCCAATTCCTTTGGCATATGCCATTGCGCGATCGCGCGCTTGACCTGTCGCATCTTGATACACAGCAAACAAGGCAGGCACACCTTGACCTTGTTCATACGTGCGACGCACCAAATGCCCTGGACCTTTTGGTGCAACCATGACCACATCCACATTTGCAGGTGGAATGATTTGAGCATAGTTGATGTTAAAACCGTGGGCGAATGCCAGCACATTGCCTTCGCTCAGATTCGGTTCAATTTCATGGGTGTAAACGGAACGTTGGACTTCATCTGGCAGCAAAATCATGATGAAATCCGCAGCCTTTGTTGCATCCGCAACACTATGAACCGTTAAGCCAGCGTCTTTCGCTTTCGTCGCTGATTTACTGCCCGGATACAGCCCAACGATGACGTTCATGCCGCTGTCTTTGAGGTTAAGGGCGTGGGCGTGCCCTTGAGAGCCGTAGCCAATAATCGCGATCGTTTTGCCCGCAAGTAAATCTAAATTGGCATCAGCGTCATAGTACATCCGAGCCATATGAGGAGTCTCCCAGCAAGTCGTAGATAATAAATTGGTGTCAGAATCAGTAATCTTATCAGAAAGTTGGGAAACTATTCGGAATCATTCAGAATTCCTAAAAGTCTGATAGAGTTGGCAAAAATAGAGCCGAGGCACGAATGTTGAGCGTGAGGTAGGATATCACCCGGTTTCTAGTAAGGTTACTCAATTTACCTACTACCGTCAGTTTTCATTATTGATCTGGTTCTGGAGTCTTAATCAAATCGATTTTCGTCCCTATTTATGGGGTGGGAAAATTTGTTTTATATAGCTTAGATCTTTACATCAATCATGTCGCTCAGTATCCTGAACTCTATATATCTGTCCATTCAAATGGCCCTATTTTGGGTAGCTTAGAACTTTCAGAATTTTCCAGTTTAAAGATCCCCAAATTTGAGAGATTCAGGGAGCAAAACAGGCTATATATTTCACGAGCAATTTGGGACTGCTATCTCTCAAAGACGAACCGATTACCTATCATTTTTTCATTA is part of the Leptolyngbya boryana PCC 6306 genome and harbors:
- the ilvC gene encoding ketol-acid reductoisomerase, with protein sequence MARMYYDADANLDLLAGKTIAIIGYGSQGHAHALNLKDSGMNVIVGLYPGSKSATKAKDAGLTVHSVADATKAADFIMILLPDEVQRSVYTHEIEPNLSEGNVLAFAHGFNINYAQIIPPANVDVVMVAPKGPGHLVRRTYEQGQGVPALFAVYQDATGQARDRAMAYAKGIGGTRGGILETTFREETETDLFGEQVVLCGGLSALIKAGFETLVNAGYQPELAYFECLHEVKLIVDLIVEGGLATMRDSISNTAEYGDLTRGPRIVTDATRAEMKKILDEIQTGQFAREFVLENQSGKAGFHAMRRREAEHPIEEVGKDLRAMFSWLKKA
- a CDS encoding Gfo/Idh/MocA family protein; this encodes MIRVGIVGTGYAAKLRAEAINQDDRAKLVGVAGHRADKTTEFGHTHQTQAFNAWQELLGAVDLVIICGVNSEHSSIAQTALESGKHVVVEYPLAIDLESATTAIETARAQNRLLHVEHIELLGGVHQAFLRSLSQIGTPFYARYATATPQHPAPAKWTYNPSVFGFPLVGALSRLHRLVHVFGQVESVSCQNRYLNLQSDRFLGCMCKAQLNFQNGVIADVVYSKGETAWSAERKLEVQGDQGALVFEGDSGVLINSEGATPIEIGARRGLFTKDTSAVLDYLLDGKPLYVQPEESLYTLKVAIAAQRSAESGQTIRID
- a CDS encoding EndoU domain-containing protein — translated: MKQFLKVGLVGSGLLLLGVTTVYSSALAQSSPRIEYQARQKKPKPTRAISARSALLPFFDQENNPAQVGIPRDRLVDITPPAPQLNEFDRKVLATCGEFGSPVGTVRLRRLFAESPDVVQRIKTAVGGEIFPGRRSDQQFQDDLLTIWSNRKGFEHIFCGELRGSQQIGGLHYVGRYWQLQQAGIAGRLPNNAQAEEVVEGKIYTLGVEVRRGNQVISRDAKKGYSYVSNAEELLTDATIAFKTSRSTSSSKSVCLFTVRDPEARVPFKAVFVKAARGIVTFYPDATPSQREAACDR